The proteins below come from a single Musa acuminata AAA Group cultivar baxijiao unplaced genomic scaffold, Cavendish_Baxijiao_AAA HiC_scaffold_1059, whole genome shotgun sequence genomic window:
- the LOC135666016 gene encoding lipid phosphate phosphatase 2-like isoform X2 — protein MADIQLGAHTVQSHGVKVIGIILPFVIFLAIYFRRRDVYDLHHAILGLLYSVLITGVITDAIKDAVGRPRPDFFWRCFPDGKEVYDNVTTNVICNGENNVIKEGHKSFPSGHSSWSFAGLGFLSWYLAGKIQAFDRRGHIAKLCIVLFPLLCASLVAISRVDDYWHHWQDVFAGGSLGLIVASFCYLQFFPPPHDTNGWGPHAYFQTLADTQSNTRMTHAANPLSIRSLEAEAGYIYTRQQV, from the exons ATGGCGGATATACAGTTGGGTGCTCACACGGTGCAATCTCATGGGGTGAAG GTGATTGGGATTATCTTGCCTTTTGTAATCTTTCTTGCAATTTACTTCAGAAGAAGGGATGTATACGATTTGCATCATGCGATCCTGG GTCTCCTGTACTCTGTGCTCATTACTGGGGTGATAACAGATGCCATTAAGGATGCAGTAGGCCGACCTCGACCTGACTTCTTTTGGCGCTGTTTTCCTGATGGAAAAGAG GTTTATGACAATGTCACAACAAATGTTATATGCAATGGAGAAAACAATGTTATAAAGGAAGGACACAAAAGTTTTCCTAGTGGCCACTCCTCAT GGTCTTTTGCAGGACTAGGATTTCTTTCATGGTACCTTGCAGGGAAAATCCAAGCTTTTGATAGAAGGGGCCACATTGCAAAACTCTGCATTGTATTATTTCCCCTACTTTGTGCATCTCTTGTGGCGATTTCTCGAGTGGATGACTATTGGCATCATTGGCAAGATGTGTTTGCTGGTGGTTCTTTAG GACTGATAGTTGCTTCGTTTTGTTATCTGCAGTTCTTCCCACCACCACATGATACAAATG GTTGGGGCCCGCATGCATATTTCCAAACGTTGGCAGATACACAGAGTAATACTCGGATGACTCATGCTGCAAATCCTCTCAGTATTAGGTCATTGGAGGCCGAAGCTGGTTACATCTATACCCGACAACAAGTTTAG
- the LOC135666016 gene encoding lipid phosphate phosphatase 2-like isoform X1 translates to MADIQLGAHTVQSHGVKVARFHMHDWIILLLLVVIEVILNVIEPFHRFVGRDMMTDLKYPLKSNTVPFWAVPVIGIILPFVIFLAIYFRRRDVYDLHHAILGLLYSVLITGVITDAIKDAVGRPRPDFFWRCFPDGKEVYDNVTTNVICNGENNVIKEGHKSFPSGHSSWSFAGLGFLSWYLAGKIQAFDRRGHIAKLCIVLFPLLCASLVAISRVDDYWHHWQDVFAGGSLGLIVASFCYLQFFPPPHDTNGWGPHAYFQTLADTQSNTRMTHAANPLSIRSLEAEAGYIYTRQQV, encoded by the exons ATGGCGGATATACAGTTGGGTGCTCACACGGTGCAATCTCATGGGGTGAAGGTTGCAAGATTCCACATGCATGACTGGATAATACTACTACTTCTTGTTGTAATAGAAGTCATATTGAATGTTATAGAACCATTTCATCGTTTTGTGGGGAGAGACATGATGACTGATCTGAAATACCCACTGAAAAGTAACACGGTGCCATTTTGGGCTGTTCCA GTGATTGGGATTATCTTGCCTTTTGTAATCTTTCTTGCAATTTACTTCAGAAGAAGGGATGTATACGATTTGCATCATGCGATCCTGG GTCTCCTGTACTCTGTGCTCATTACTGGGGTGATAACAGATGCCATTAAGGATGCAGTAGGCCGACCTCGACCTGACTTCTTTTGGCGCTGTTTTCCTGATGGAAAAGAG GTTTATGACAATGTCACAACAAATGTTATATGCAATGGAGAAAACAATGTTATAAAGGAAGGACACAAAAGTTTTCCTAGTGGCCACTCCTCAT GGTCTTTTGCAGGACTAGGATTTCTTTCATGGTACCTTGCAGGGAAAATCCAAGCTTTTGATAGAAGGGGCCACATTGCAAAACTCTGCATTGTATTATTTCCCCTACTTTGTGCATCTCTTGTGGCGATTTCTCGAGTGGATGACTATTGGCATCATTGGCAAGATGTGTTTGCTGGTGGTTCTTTAG GACTGATAGTTGCTTCGTTTTGTTATCTGCAGTTCTTCCCACCACCACATGATACAAATG GTTGGGGCCCGCATGCATATTTCCAAACGTTGGCAGATACACAGAGTAATACTCGGATGACTCATGCTGCAAATCCTCTCAGTATTAGGTCATTGGAGGCCGAAGCTGGTTACATCTATACCCGACAACAAGTTTAG